A DNA window from Pedobacter africanus contains the following coding sequences:
- a CDS encoding menaquinone biosynthetic enzyme MqnA/MqnD family protein, translated as MNKIKISAVSYTNTKPFIYGIENSALLEQIDLSLDIPTDCAAKLIDGQVDIGLVPVAAIPQVPHAHIVADYCIGSVGAVNSVFIFSNVPAHEIKTVKLDSHSRTSNNLARVLMKFHFKQKVVYTTDATAETDAMVLIGDRTFGKKEQFAYAYDMGQEWMNFTGLPFVYAAWVANKSIPQAFINDFNEALAFGLSKRRELLSELSAPADFDLEDYLLNKLDFELTDKKREALELFLSYITKL; from the coding sequence TTGAACAAGATTAAAATCTCTGCCGTTTCCTATACCAATACCAAACCATTTATTTACGGAATTGAAAATTCAGCCCTGCTGGAACAGATAGATCTGAGTTTAGATATCCCTACTGATTGTGCTGCTAAATTGATTGATGGACAGGTTGATATCGGTCTGGTACCTGTTGCGGCAATTCCTCAGGTACCCCATGCGCACATTGTGGCCGATTATTGCATTGGTTCTGTTGGAGCCGTGAATTCTGTCTTCATATTCAGCAACGTTCCGGCTCATGAAATCAAAACTGTAAAGCTGGACAGCCATTCCAGGACATCCAATAACCTGGCACGGGTACTGATGAAATTTCATTTCAAACAGAAGGTAGTTTACACCACCGATGCAACTGCTGAAACAGATGCGATGGTACTGATTGGCGACCGCACCTTTGGGAAAAAAGAGCAGTTTGCCTACGCTTACGATATGGGACAGGAATGGATGAATTTTACCGGTCTTCCTTTTGTATACGCCGCCTGGGTGGCCAATAAATCCATTCCACAGGCTTTCATCAACGATTTTAACGAAGCCCTGGCATTCGGACTTTCCAAACGCAGGGAGCTTTTATCTGAACTGTCGGCTCCTGCTGATTTTGATCTGGAAGACTATCTGCTGAACAAGCTGGATTTTGAGCTGACCGACAAAAAACGTGAAGCATTGGAACTGTTCCTTTCCTACATTACAAAATTATAA
- a CDS encoding DUF3857 domain-containing protein codes for MKCLVFLAAFFCSGAAFAQNFDYANINADELLLKKVDLDSNANAVVLREFGTAAVRVDDAYGNLYIDFEYHVRIKIFNKNGFENANIVIPQRIYGDKEDMIYDLKATTINEVNGQMVLTELDRKKVFREKKNKYVNLTKFTMPNLSEGSIIEYSYRIHSPSLYNFRSWEFQSDIPKLHSEFIANIPALYNYNVSLRGAQKLSSQNAELHKECLRIAGRNIDCSKMTYIMKNVPALIEEDYMTAASNFRSAINFELAEYYMMNGAKKSVTKEWKDVDHELLDDKSFGGQMKRKDVFKDLLPEILKNAADPLSKAQAVFYYIKRNIKKNGFIGIFSENTIKKALENHTGNIGDINLALVAALSAADLDAEAMILSTRSNGTVNSLYPVISDFNYVVAKVNIDGKSYLLDASEPLMPFGLLPLHCINGQGRVINLKKPSYWYDLKASQKETTRYSLNAELGKDGKIKGALNIYSVGYAGCNKRRKITAASSVDEYVEQLDESMPNIRILKYQIQNLDSLENLLTETYEIEMSAFQDLNHDPLFFNPFFVERISRNPFNLNERSYPVDLGTQSEIRFTMSLKLPGNYTLADKPKETNMLLADNGGRFVCSTSLEEDVLIFSELLQFNKAVYDSDEYHALKELYSRIIQLQKTDIVLKKVK; via the coding sequence ATGAAATGTCTTGTTTTTTTAGCTGCTTTTTTCTGTTCGGGAGCGGCATTTGCACAAAATTTTGACTACGCCAATATCAACGCAGATGAATTGCTGTTAAAGAAGGTTGATCTGGACAGCAACGCCAATGCAGTTGTGCTCCGGGAATTCGGTACTGCAGCTGTGAGGGTTGACGATGCCTACGGTAACCTATATATCGATTTTGAATACCATGTACGCATAAAAATATTTAACAAAAATGGTTTTGAAAATGCCAACATCGTTATTCCGCAGCGGATTTACGGCGATAAGGAAGATATGATCTATGACCTTAAAGCAACAACCATCAACGAGGTAAATGGCCAGATGGTATTGACAGAACTGGACAGGAAAAAAGTATTCAGGGAGAAAAAGAACAAATATGTAAACCTGACAAAATTCACCATGCCTAATCTTAGCGAGGGCAGCATTATTGAATACAGCTACCGCATCCACTCGCCCAGCCTCTATAACTTCAGAAGCTGGGAATTTCAATCGGACATTCCCAAGCTGCACAGTGAATTCATTGCCAATATCCCGGCTTTATACAACTACAATGTAAGCCTTCGCGGCGCGCAAAAACTGAGCTCACAAAATGCCGAACTCCATAAAGAATGCCTCAGAATTGCGGGGAGAAACATTGATTGTTCTAAGATGACCTATATTATGAAAAACGTTCCGGCACTGATCGAAGAAGATTACATGACAGCTGCCAGTAATTTCAGATCGGCCATCAATTTTGAACTGGCCGAATATTACATGATGAACGGCGCAAAAAAAAGTGTCACCAAAGAATGGAAAGACGTGGATCATGAGTTACTGGACGACAAATCGTTTGGGGGACAAATGAAAAGAAAAGATGTATTTAAAGATTTACTGCCAGAGATCCTTAAAAACGCCGCTGATCCCCTGAGTAAAGCACAAGCAGTTTTTTATTACATTAAGCGGAACATTAAAAAAAATGGTTTTATCGGAATCTTTAGCGAAAACACCATCAAAAAAGCATTGGAAAACCACACGGGAAACATAGGGGACATTAACCTGGCACTGGTAGCTGCCTTGAGTGCCGCTGATCTGGATGCCGAGGCAATGATCCTTTCGACACGGTCTAATGGCACGGTAAACAGTTTGTACCCGGTGATCAGCGATTTCAATTATGTGGTTGCGAAAGTAAATATTGACGGAAAATCATACCTGCTCGATGCTTCGGAGCCGCTGATGCCTTTTGGATTGCTTCCCTTACATTGCATTAATGGGCAAGGAAGGGTCATCAACCTGAAGAAGCCATCCTATTGGTACGATCTTAAGGCCAGTCAGAAAGAGACCACGCGTTACAGCCTGAATGCGGAACTGGGAAAGGATGGAAAGATAAAAGGGGCTCTGAACATTTATTCCGTAGGATATGCGGGATGCAATAAACGCAGGAAAATTACCGCTGCCAGTTCCGTAGATGAGTACGTAGAACAGCTGGACGAAAGTATGCCAAACATCCGCATCCTTAAATATCAGATACAAAACCTGGACAGTTTGGAAAACCTCCTTACTGAAACCTATGAAATTGAAATGTCAGCTTTTCAGGACCTGAATCACGACCCACTGTTCTTTAATCCTTTTTTTGTAGAACGTATTTCCAGAAACCCCTTCAATTTAAATGAGCGCAGTTACCCGGTCGACCTCGGTACCCAAAGTGAAATTCGTTTTACCATGTCACTTAAATTACCTGGCAATTACACTTTGGCCGATAAACCCAAAGAAACCAATATGCTACTCGCCGATAATGGCGGTCGCTTTGTATGCAGCACCAGCCTGGAAGAGGATGTCCTGATTTTCAGCGAGCTGCTCCAGTTCAACAAAGCGGTATACGATTCTGATGAATACCATGCACTTAAAGAACTTTACAGCAGGATCATCCAGTTACAGAAAACAGATATTGTTCTTAAGAAAGTAAAATGA
- a CDS encoding 3'-5' exonuclease has protein sequence MKLNLKRPLAFFDLETTGVNVGADRIVEIAILKAMPDGSELIKTMRINPEMPIPLHSSLIHGIYDEHVANEPTFKTVAAELAEFIGDADLAGYNSNRFDIPVLLEEFLRAGVDLDMTDRKFVDVQNIFHQMEQRTLRAAYRFYCDKDIVNAHSAEADIKATYEVLLAQIERYKDAKFEDKQGQISRPVQNDVDALHVFTNMNKPVDFAGRMVFNENEEEIFNFGKHKGKTVEQVFDIEPSYYAWMKQGDFPLYTKKKLDEIWARWSKKKEANKVKQPQAKAQQQHTKPQQAQLKKDQPAKEVTNDMLEQLKMKFGK, from the coding sequence ATGAAATTAAATTTAAAACGCCCACTCGCTTTTTTTGATCTGGAAACCACTGGTGTTAATGTTGGTGCTGATCGTATTGTTGAAATTGCGATATTAAAAGCCATGCCGGATGGATCTGAACTGATCAAAACCATGCGCATCAACCCGGAGATGCCAATTCCATTGCATTCTTCATTGATCCATGGAATTTATGATGAACACGTTGCGAATGAGCCCACATTTAAAACTGTGGCTGCCGAACTTGCCGAATTTATTGGTGATGCAGATCTTGCCGGATACAATTCCAATCGTTTTGACATTCCGGTATTGCTGGAAGAATTTTTAAGGGCAGGCGTTGATCTGGATATGACCGACAGAAAGTTTGTTGATGTACAGAACATATTTCACCAGATGGAGCAGCGTACACTCAGGGCCGCCTACAGGTTTTACTGCGATAAGGATATTGTTAATGCCCATTCGGCAGAAGCAGACATCAAAGCCACATATGAGGTGCTGCTGGCCCAGATTGAACGTTACAAAGATGCTAAATTTGAGGATAAACAAGGCCAGATATCCAGGCCTGTGCAAAATGATGTGGATGCCCTTCACGTATTTACCAATATGAACAAACCGGTTGATTTTGCCGGCAGAATGGTCTTCAACGAGAATGAAGAAGAGATATTCAATTTTGGTAAGCATAAAGGCAAAACTGTGGAACAGGTATTTGATATAGAACCCAGCTATTATGCCTGGATGAAACAAGGAGATTTCCCGCTGTATACCAAGAAAAAGCTCGACGAGATCTGGGCAAGGTGGAGCAAAAAAAAGGAGGCCAATAAAGTTAAACAACCGCAGGCCAAAGCCCAGCAGCAGCATACCAAACCTCAGCAGGCCCAGCTGAAAAAAGATCAGCCTGCCAAAGAGGTGACCAATGATATGCTGGAACAGCTGAAAATGAAATTTGGGAAATAA
- a CDS encoding DUF3857 domain-containing protein: MTLKNLIPFFMLLCSFSCFAQQEDYTADQIAPALKTRATAVIRKMETTVNMQADDHVIMTVKKVVTVLNKNGDEQAELTLWYSKNLAIKSAKGIILDAFGKPTGKFTLSNFSDHSAVSDISLFEDDRLKHFAPTVLNYPYTVVCEYELRFKQNLMIPVWRAGGIPGVAVASNSFTFTCKPEDKIRIKSTNYKGEPEITESPKSKSMTWTVKNVPAFKPEPFAPDPESYCTTIKIAPEAFNYYGYKGNYQNWKELGMWEYTELIKNRQNLPADAIATVKTLVQGVDNDKDKARKIYEYVQRKTRYISVQIGIGGHMPMQASEVQQLSYGDCKALVNYTQSLLNVINIPSYYCVVNAGNFKKDMDADFASMNQGNHIILCLPLKNDTTWLECTNQAIPFGFLGTFTDDRTVLACTPEGGKILRTPALTTSMNIQKRRAELGLDEEGNVQGSLNTVYSGAQYDNCNQLIGQSLKEQLKLLKGTYDIGNIDFRSCKIIQDKGETPRTTELLEFSIPRYASRTNNHFYLVPNAFNRKRTVPEVSNRTLPLFINRGYVDEDELIYTLPDKVEIEHIPKDTFIKNEFGTYQASIKKEGNKLIYNRKFVLNNGTHPAERYAAFTDFITDVSTADQVKVIFKSII, translated from the coding sequence ATGACCTTAAAAAACCTTATTCCTTTTTTTATGCTGCTCTGCAGCTTTAGCTGCTTTGCACAGCAGGAAGATTATACAGCCGATCAGATAGCCCCGGCATTAAAAACCCGGGCGACCGCAGTGATCAGAAAAATGGAAACCACTGTAAATATGCAGGCAGATGACCATGTGATCATGACTGTAAAAAAGGTGGTGACTGTACTCAATAAAAATGGAGATGAACAGGCTGAACTCACTTTATGGTACAGTAAAAATTTAGCCATCAAATCTGCAAAAGGCATTATTCTGGATGCATTTGGAAAACCAACGGGAAAATTTACATTGAGCAATTTTTCAGACCATAGCGCCGTGAGTGATATTTCGCTATTTGAAGATGACCGTTTAAAGCACTTTGCCCCCACTGTTCTGAATTATCCCTACACCGTGGTCTGCGAATATGAATTAAGATTTAAACAAAATCTGATGATACCGGTATGGCGTGCGGGTGGCATACCTGGTGTTGCAGTGGCCAGCAATAGCTTTACATTCACCTGTAAACCAGAAGACAAAATAAGGATCAAAAGCACCAATTATAAAGGCGAGCCTGAAATAACAGAAAGCCCCAAATCCAAAAGCATGACCTGGACAGTTAAAAATGTGCCGGCTTTTAAACCAGAACCTTTTGCCCCCGATCCGGAAAGTTATTGCACCACTATAAAAATTGCGCCGGAAGCTTTTAATTATTATGGGTATAAGGGCAACTACCAGAACTGGAAAGAATTGGGTATGTGGGAATATACGGAACTGATCAAAAACAGGCAAAACCTGCCGGCCGATGCCATTGCAACTGTAAAAACACTGGTACAGGGTGTAGACAATGATAAGGACAAAGCCAGAAAGATCTATGAATATGTACAAAGAAAGACGCGTTATATCAGTGTACAAATAGGTATTGGCGGACACATGCCCATGCAGGCATCAGAAGTTCAGCAGCTCTCTTATGGAGATTGCAAGGCTCTGGTCAATTATACGCAAAGCTTATTGAATGTAATAAACATCCCGTCTTACTACTGCGTGGTAAACGCAGGTAATTTTAAAAAGGATATGGATGCTGATTTTGCCAGCATGAACCAGGGCAATCACATCATTTTATGCCTGCCGCTTAAAAATGACACCACCTGGCTGGAATGCACCAATCAGGCCATTCCTTTTGGCTTTTTGGGTACTTTTACGGACGACCGTACCGTACTGGCCTGTACTCCGGAAGGCGGCAAAATATTAAGGACTCCTGCACTAACTACCTCAATGAACATCCAAAAACGCAGGGCCGAACTTGGTCTTGATGAAGAAGGAAATGTCCAAGGCAGCCTGAACACTGTTTACAGTGGCGCTCAATATGACAATTGCAATCAACTGATTGGCCAATCTTTAAAGGAACAATTGAAACTTTTAAAAGGCACATACGACATCGGCAATATTGATTTCCGTTCCTGCAAAATAATCCAGGATAAAGGGGAAACACCACGTACGACAGAGCTACTGGAATTCAGTATTCCACGCTATGCTTCGCGAACCAATAACCATTTTTACCTGGTACCGAACGCTTTTAACAGAAAACGAACTGTTCCGGAAGTGAGCAACAGAACCCTGCCCCTTTTTATCAATAGAGGTTATGTTGATGAAGATGAGCTTATTTACACCCTGCCAGACAAGGTGGAGATAGAACATATTCCTAAAGATACTTTTATAAAAAATGAATTTGGAACCTATCAGGCCAGCATCAAAAAAGAAGGCAATAAATTGATATATAACCGGAAATTTGTTTTAAATAACGGGACCCACCCTGCAGAACGGTATGCAGCTTTTACCGATTTCATCACTGACGTGAGCACTGCCGATCAGGTTAAGGTTATTTTTAAATCAATTATTTAA
- the mutS gene encoding DNA mismatch repair protein MutS: MAKDHTKETPLMQQYNVIKAKYPGALLLFRVGDFYETFGEDAVKTSQILGIVLTRRGTGPNGALELAGFPHHSLDNYLSKLVRAGQRVAICDQLEDPKTTKTIVKRGVTELVTPGVAYNDNILNQKSNNYLAAVYFDKSTVGVSFADISTGEFLVAQGNAEYIDKLLQGFKPNEVVFQKSRRKEFLELFGDKFYTYHLDDWAFTADYANETLTKHFEVNSLKGFGVDRLASGIVAAGVVLHYLNETEHRNLKHITSISRLEEDKYMWLDRFTIRNLELVNSPNENAVTLFEVLDNTCTPMGARLLHKWIIMPLKELKPIEERLGMVDYLVKHDVLLQGFLTHIKQIGDLERLISKVGLQKVGPRELCQLKKALYHIEEIKSLAQKSGNAFLLALADQLNPCLSIREKLERELQQDPPALLIKGNVIADGVDEELDRLRKISFGGKDYLVEIQKREAAATGIPSLKVAFNNVFGYYLEVTHTHKDKVPADWIRKQTLVSAERYITPELKEYEEQILGAEEKIQQIEVKLYNDLMYQVSTYIRPIQLNAFLVAQLDVLLCFAQLAVKNHYVKPEITRGKALDIKGGRHPVIEQRLPVGEEYITNDVFLDNESQQIIIITGPNMSGKSAILRQTGLIVLMGQMGCFVPAKAATIGLVDKIFTRVGASDNLSSGESTFMVEMNETASILNNISDNSLILLDEIGRGTSTYDGISIAWAIAEFLHTHPTAKPKTLFATHYHELNELATTMSRIKNFNVSIKEVGNKVIFLRKLVPGGSEHSFGIHVAKMAGMPPKLINRANEILKKLEIDRTEGQSIKDSIKKVQNQAYQLHMFAVDDPILVKIRDMLNNLDVNVLTPVEALLKLDEIQRLIKQ, encoded by the coding sequence TTGGCTAAAGATCATACTAAAGAAACCCCGTTAATGCAGCAGTACAATGTAATTAAAGCAAAGTACCCGGGTGCATTATTACTGTTTAGAGTTGGTGACTTTTACGAAACATTTGGCGAAGATGCAGTCAAAACTTCGCAGATACTGGGCATTGTGCTGACCAGGAGAGGGACAGGGCCTAATGGTGCTTTGGAGCTTGCAGGCTTTCCGCATCATTCTTTGGATAACTACCTTTCCAAGTTGGTGAGGGCAGGACAACGGGTAGCCATCTGCGATCAGCTTGAAGATCCTAAAACCACTAAAACCATTGTTAAAAGAGGAGTGACCGAACTGGTTACGCCGGGGGTTGCCTATAACGACAATATCCTGAACCAAAAATCAAACAATTACCTGGCAGCGGTTTATTTCGATAAATCGACCGTAGGGGTTTCTTTTGCAGATATTTCTACCGGTGAATTCCTGGTTGCACAGGGCAATGCAGAATATATAGATAAGCTGTTGCAGGGTTTCAAGCCAAACGAAGTCGTTTTTCAAAAGAGCAGGAGAAAAGAGTTTCTGGAACTGTTTGGAGATAAATTCTATACCTATCACCTGGACGATTGGGCCTTTACTGCCGATTACGCCAATGAAACACTGACCAAACATTTTGAAGTAAACTCATTAAAAGGCTTTGGGGTAGACAGGCTTGCCAGTGGTATTGTTGCTGCCGGTGTGGTGTTGCATTACCTTAACGAAACGGAACACCGCAATTTAAAGCACATCACTTCCATATCTCGACTGGAAGAGGATAAATACATGTGGCTCGATCGTTTTACCATCCGTAACCTGGAACTCGTTAATTCGCCAAACGAAAATGCAGTAACGCTTTTTGAGGTGCTGGATAATACCTGTACCCCAATGGGCGCCCGCTTACTGCATAAGTGGATCATTATGCCTTTAAAGGAACTTAAACCTATCGAGGAGCGGTTGGGCATGGTCGATTACCTGGTAAAGCACGATGTGCTCTTGCAGGGCTTTTTAACACATATTAAGCAGATCGGCGACCTGGAACGTCTGATTTCAAAGGTAGGGCTGCAAAAGGTTGGCCCAAGGGAACTCTGCCAGTTAAAAAAAGCGTTGTACCATATAGAAGAAATAAAATCATTGGCCCAGAAATCCGGAAATGCCTTCCTGCTGGCACTTGCCGATCAGCTGAACCCATGTTTAAGCATCCGCGAAAAGCTGGAAAGAGAATTGCAGCAGGACCCGCCGGCATTACTCATTAAAGGGAATGTAATTGCGGACGGAGTAGATGAAGAACTGGACCGGCTGCGTAAAATTTCTTTCGGAGGTAAGGATTACCTGGTAGAAATCCAGAAAAGAGAAGCCGCTGCTACCGGTATCCCATCCCTAAAAGTTGCATTTAACAATGTGTTCGGTTATTACCTGGAGGTTACACATACCCATAAAGATAAAGTGCCGGCCGACTGGATCAGGAAACAGACCCTGGTGAGTGCCGAACGTTACATTACCCCTGAGCTAAAGGAATACGAAGAGCAGATTCTTGGTGCCGAAGAAAAGATCCAGCAGATAGAAGTGAAGCTGTATAATGACCTGATGTACCAGGTGAGTACCTACATCAGGCCCATACAACTGAATGCCTTTTTGGTTGCACAACTGGACGTGCTGTTGTGCTTTGCGCAGCTTGCCGTAAAGAACCATTACGTAAAACCTGAGATCACCAGGGGTAAAGCTTTGGATATCAAAGGCGGAAGGCATCCGGTAATAGAGCAGCGTCTGCCTGTGGGGGAAGAGTACATCACCAATGATGTATTTCTCGACAACGAGAGCCAGCAGATCATCATCATTACTGGTCCCAATATGTCGGGTAAGTCGGCCATACTCCGCCAAACCGGCTTAATTGTTTTAATGGGACAAATGGGATGTTTTGTGCCGGCAAAGGCCGCCACAATCGGATTGGTAGACAAGATATTTACCCGTGTAGGGGCTTCAGACAACCTATCTTCAGGAGAAAGTACCTTTATGGTGGAAATGAATGAAACCGCCAGTATCCTGAACAACATATCAGACAACAGCTTAATCTTGCTTGATGAAATTGGTCGTGGTACCAGTACTTACGATGGAATTTCTATAGCCTGGGCAATTGCGGAGTTTTTACATACACACCCAACGGCAAAGCCTAAAACGCTGTTTGCTACCCATTATCACGAGCTGAACGAACTGGCTACTACGATGAGCCGGATCAAAAACTTTAACGTTTCCATTAAAGAAGTGGGGAATAAAGTGATCTTTTTAAGGAAATTGGTACCGGGCGGCAGCGAGCATAGCTTTGGTATCCACGTGGCCAAAATGGCGGGTATGCCACCTAAGTTGATCAACAGGGCCAATGAGATCTTAAAAAAGCTGGAAATAGACAGAACAGAAGGCCAAAGCATTAAAGACAGCATCAAAAAGGTGCAGAACCAGGCGTATCAGTTGCACATGTTTGCTGTTGATGACCCTATTCTGGTAAAAATAAGGGATATGCTGAACAACCTGGATGTGAATGTACTGACCCCGGTTGAAGCCTTGTTGAAGTTGGATGAAATACAACGTTTAATCAAACAATAA
- a CDS encoding C40 family peptidase produces the protein MEALKKIQTNRFVLLTLLMAALFFSACSSRKKTVRPNVSAVKAADAMAHLRNKQLYRFITDWTGVQYRLGGLDKRGVDCSGFAFLLQKDIYGNTLPRRSRDQANVVREKNLAQLKEGDLVFFSFGGGAVDHVGIYLNNNCFVHASTTRGVVVDDLSLPAYQRALVKAGSLNN, from the coding sequence ATGGAAGCTTTGAAAAAAATACAGACAAACAGATTTGTTCTCCTTACGCTGCTGATGGCTGCCTTATTTTTTTCAGCATGTAGTTCCAGAAAAAAAACAGTCAGACCCAATGTATCCGCTGTAAAAGCTGCCGATGCCATGGCACACCTGAGGAATAAACAGCTGTACCGCTTCATAACGGATTGGACAGGGGTGCAATACCGTTTGGGCGGATTGGACAAAAGAGGGGTTGATTGCTCCGGTTTTGCATTTCTGCTGCAGAAAGATATTTATGGCAATACCCTGCCCCGAAGGTCCAGGGACCAGGCAAATGTGGTTAGAGAAAAGAATTTAGCGCAGTTGAAAGAGGGCGACCTGGTCTTCTTTTCTTTTGGTGGCGGGGCAGTAGATCATGTCGGCATTTACTTAAACAACAACTGCTTTGTACATGCCTCCACGACCAGAGGGGTAGTCGTCGATGATCTGAGTTTACCGGCCTACCAGCGGGCTCTGGTTAAAGCGGGTTCCTTAAATAATTGA
- a CDS encoding histidine phosphatase family protein — protein sequence MDKELYIIRHGETDLNKQGIVQGRGINSDLNDTGRMQAAAFYNAYKDVHFDKIYTSKLKRTHQTVKGFIDAGVSWEQLEGLDELAWGIWEGKPNDENAICAFKGLMEQWEAGDYDAHFEGGESPNDVVKREQQALDIIKAATNEKRVLVCMHGRAMRLFLCLLTRKPISEMTEFPHQNTTLYRVELSGNQFVITEFNNTDHLK from the coding sequence ATGGATAAGGAACTATACATCATCAGGCATGGTGAAACCGATTTAAACAAACAAGGAATTGTACAGGGCAGAGGCATCAACAGCGACCTGAACGATACCGGCAGGATGCAGGCCGCCGCATTTTACAATGCTTATAAAGATGTGCATTTTGATAAGATATATACCTCTAAATTAAAGCGTACACATCAAACCGTTAAAGGTTTTATTGATGCTGGTGTTTCTTGGGAACAATTGGAAGGGCTGGATGAGCTGGCCTGGGGCATATGGGAAGGGAAACCTAATGATGAAAATGCCATTTGTGCATTTAAAGGCCTGATGGAGCAATGGGAAGCCGGAGACTATGATGCTCATTTTGAAGGTGGCGAAAGTCCGAATGATGTGGTAAAAAGGGAACAGCAGGCGCTTGATATCATTAAAGCGGCTACAAATGAAAAAAGGGTACTGGTTTGTATGCACGGCCGTGCCATGCGTTTGTTTCTCTGCCTGCTTACCAGAAAGCCCATCTCTGAGATGACGGAATTTCCGCATCAGAACACTACACTTTATAGGGTTGAACTCAGCGGCAACCAGTTTGTGATCACCGAGTTTAACAATACCGATCATTTAAAATAA